In Actinomyces sp. zg-332, the following proteins share a genomic window:
- the purD gene encoding phosphoribosylamine--glycine ligase, with product MKVLVIGSGGREHAIVWKISQSPRVEKIYVAPGNDGMNDLAERVDIPVENIEELADFAKNNAVDITVVGPEIPLTLGIVDEFEKRGCACFGPSKLAAQLEGSKAFAKDLMHKYNIPTAKYGVFTDIELAEKFVDEIGIPCVIKADGLAAGKGVVICKTRQDATNALEEILVSNVFGNAGNKVLIEEFLVGEEVSILAFSDGKTVIPMVSSQDHKRIFDNDLGPNTGGMGAYSPAPVYTEEVQSFTQKYILEATIEAMRKEGIPFKGVLYAGLMVTKDGVKVLEYNARFGDPETQPVLYRLDTDLVDIVEAVVEEKLGSIDVKWKEEPAVCVILASKGYPASSSKGDVISGLEKIGNPNSFVFHSGTRINSDGNYESNGGRVLGVTSVGKTLQEAINTVYGLVSNISFEGMQYRKDIGAKALDRTSDIHSTGGSL from the coding sequence ATGAAAGTTTTAGTTATTGGCTCAGGTGGACGAGAACACGCCATTGTATGGAAAATAAGCCAAAGTCCACGAGTTGAAAAGATATATGTTGCTCCTGGTAATGACGGAATGAACGATTTAGCTGAGCGAGTTGATATCCCAGTTGAAAATATTGAAGAACTTGCTGATTTTGCTAAAAATAATGCCGTAGATATTACAGTGGTAGGACCTGAAATTCCATTAACTTTAGGAATAGTGGACGAATTTGAAAAACGAGGATGTGCTTGTTTTGGACCTTCAAAGCTAGCTGCTCAACTAGAGGGCAGTAAAGCTTTTGCTAAAGACCTCATGCATAAATACAATATTCCTACAGCTAAATACGGTGTTTTTACTGATATTGAATTGGCTGAAAAATTCGTTGATGAAATAGGCATTCCATGTGTTATAAAGGCTGATGGACTTGCTGCTGGTAAAGGCGTAGTTATTTGTAAAACTCGTCAAGACGCAACGAATGCTTTAGAGGAAATCCTTGTTTCTAATGTTTTTGGGAATGCTGGAAATAAAGTTTTAATTGAAGAATTTTTAGTAGGTGAAGAAGTTAGTATTTTAGCTTTTTCTGACGGAAAAACAGTTATTCCGATGGTTTCTTCCCAAGATCACAAACGTATTTTTGACAACGATTTAGGGCCAAATACTGGTGGAATGGGCGCTTATTCTCCAGCTCCTGTATACACTGAAGAAGTACAATCATTTACTCAAAAATATATTTTAGAAGCAACTATTGAAGCTATGCGTAAAGAGGGTATTCCTTTCAAAGGAGTATTGTACGCTGGTTTAATGGTGACTAAAGATGGGGTAAAAGTACTAGAATACAACGCTCGTTTTGGTGATCCTGAAACACAGCCTGTTCTATATAGATTAGACACAGACTTAGTAGATATTGTTGAAGCCGTAGTTGAAGAAAAGCTTGGAAGTATAGATGTCAAGTGGAAAGAAGAACCAGCTGTTTGTGTGATACTAGCTTCCAAAGGCTATCCTGCTTCTTCATCTAAAGGTGACGTTATATCTGGACTAGAAAAAATAGGAAATCCGAATAGTTTTGTTTTCCACTCAGGTACAAGAATAAACTCTGATGGCAACTATGAATCTAACGGTGGACGTGTTTTAGGTGTCACTTCCGTTGGAAAGACTTTGCAAGAAGCAATAAATACTGTTTACGGTTTAGTATCAAATATAAGTTTTGAAGGAATGCAATATCGTAAAGACATCGGTGCAAAAGCTTTAGATAGAACTTCAGATATACATTCAACAGGAGGTTCACTTTAA
- a CDS encoding phosphoribosylformylglycinamidine synthase: MSVFRYFVERKPAYREQEKSLVEVIKRDLGINSITNIRKFERYDIQIDKDLTDNADFQAVLAEPQTDDLHIEEIKVDSNSWTLAIESLPGQYNQRADSAAQCVEAISNIRPLVQVATLYVFHGEITLSDKEAIKTYLINPVECRQAKLSKPSKIEESVETVFEVEIINNFCAMTPDELDKVRKEHGLAMDSQDIAFMQKYYKEQLKRDPSETELKIIDTYWSDHCRHTTFNTSLEDICIEDEYVKRAYADYLYLRDEVYGENSSKRPITLMDIATIATKVLKKRGLVTNLDESEEINACSVNVKVDTPNGDEDWLYMFKNETHNHPTEIEPFGGAATCLGGAIRDPLSGRAYVYQGLRLTGAANPLQAIKDTRAGKRPQRQICSLAAKGFSSYGNQIGLPTGIVDEIYHFGYEAKRMEVGAVVAAAPKKNVVRLKPQAGDLVVLVGGRTGRDGCGGATGSSKTHTETSLETAGSEVQKGNPVEERKIQRLFKRDDLAPMIKRCNDFGAGGVCVSVGELADGIRIYLDRVPKKYLGLTPTEIAISESQERMSCVIDPKDWEKFSKLALEENLEATVIAEVTDDDTVTMLYNDVKVVSLDRKFIDSAGASKQAKVKVHSQTAYTDKDKYESFTNLAFDLASDLNICSKRGLIEQFDGSVGASTVLMPLGGKRQLTPSQVMAAKLPVKNGQTNTASLFTYGFDVEIAATNPYQGAYLAVFESIMKLIASGSDKEQVYLTLQEYFPSLKNDPSRWSSPFMALLGALKAQIDFSVPAIGGKDSMSGSFEDLDVPPTLISFATTFANANNVLSSELKSKNSKLYLFKFAMLDELHIDSSKVAKQWEEYNSCVLDNKILSAWAVSRGGILEGIMKMAFGNGIGVILNNHLSLKELYAKSYGSIIVESTEELPESFELIGKTTCDEIIMYGDEKVELNALQNNWEEVLEEVYPTKPLVEDKSSCETISYDNRPTIQFSGEKVKPLAIIPVFPGTNCEFDTARQVELAGGKAETVLISNLTPDLLADSVTRLENALNRGQMLILPGGFSFGDEPDGSGKFIAAFLRQARLSEAIMKLLYDRDGLALGICNGFQALIKLGLLPYGQICNLDENSPTLTFNKIARHQSRYVRTRISSVHTPWFNSLNVGDEHLIPISHGEGQFIANEQVLAELVSNGQVATQYVDDTGKASLDIAHNPNGSVLAIEGLISKDGRILGKMGHSERNGSNIAKNIDGSKDQGIFLSGVHYFS, translated from the coding sequence ATGAGTGTTTTTCGTTATTTTGTCGAAAGAAAACCTGCTTATAGGGAACAAGAAAAAAGTTTAGTTGAAGTTATAAAACGTGACTTAGGTATCAATAGCATAACAAATATTCGTAAATTTGAACGCTATGATATTCAAATCGATAAAGATTTGACTGATAACGCTGATTTTCAAGCAGTTTTGGCTGAACCTCAAACAGATGATTTACATATTGAAGAAATAAAAGTAGATAGTAACTCTTGGACATTAGCTATAGAATCTTTACCTGGACAATATAACCAGAGAGCAGACTCAGCAGCCCAATGTGTTGAAGCAATCTCAAATATTAGGCCTTTAGTTCAAGTTGCTACATTATATGTTTTTCATGGGGAAATTACGCTTTCTGATAAAGAAGCAATCAAAACTTATCTAATAAACCCAGTAGAATGCAGACAAGCAAAACTATCAAAGCCTAGTAAGATAGAAGAAAGTGTTGAAACTGTATTCGAAGTTGAAATAATTAATAATTTTTGCGCTATGACACCCGATGAGCTAGATAAAGTTCGTAAAGAACACGGTTTAGCAATGGATAGTCAAGACATAGCTTTTATGCAAAAGTACTATAAAGAACAGCTCAAGCGAGATCCTAGTGAAACAGAGCTAAAAATTATTGATACATATTGGTCAGATCACTGTAGGCATACAACCTTTAATACCTCGCTAGAAGATATTTGTATTGAGGACGAGTATGTTAAAAGAGCTTACGCTGATTATCTTTACCTACGCGATGAAGTATATGGTGAAAACTCTTCCAAACGTCCTATTACTTTAATGGATATAGCTACGATAGCTACAAAAGTTTTGAAAAAACGTGGTTTAGTAACTAACTTGGATGAAAGCGAAGAAATAAACGCTTGTAGTGTGAACGTAAAAGTAGATACTCCAAATGGAGACGAAGACTGGCTTTATATGTTCAAAAACGAAACACATAACCATCCTACAGAAATTGAGCCTTTCGGCGGAGCAGCAACCTGTCTTGGTGGTGCAATACGTGATCCTCTTTCAGGACGTGCATACGTTTATCAGGGGTTGCGTTTAACAGGTGCTGCTAATCCTTTGCAAGCTATAAAAGATACAAGAGCTGGTAAGCGACCACAACGACAAATATGTAGTTTAGCTGCAAAAGGCTTTTCTTCTTACGGCAACCAAATAGGGCTACCAACAGGAATAGTAGATGAAATATATCATTTTGGTTACGAAGCAAAACGTATGGAAGTAGGAGCTGTAGTTGCAGCTGCTCCAAAGAAAAATGTTGTTCGTTTGAAACCACAAGCTGGCGATTTAGTCGTATTAGTTGGAGGTCGTACAGGTCGTGATGGCTGTGGTGGAGCTACTGGTTCTTCCAAAACTCACACTGAGACATCGCTAGAGACTGCTGGTTCCGAAGTTCAAAAAGGTAACCCTGTAGAAGAACGTAAAATACAGCGTTTATTCAAACGAGACGATTTAGCTCCTATGATTAAACGATGTAATGACTTTGGTGCTGGTGGTGTGTGCGTATCAGTGGGTGAGTTAGCTGACGGCATACGTATTTACTTAGATAGAGTGCCTAAGAAATATCTAGGTCTGACTCCAACAGAAATAGCTATTTCTGAATCTCAAGAGAGAATGAGCTGTGTAATCGATCCAAAAGATTGGGAAAAGTTTAGTAAGCTTGCTTTAGAAGAAAACTTAGAGGCAACAGTAATTGCTGAAGTAACAGATGATGATACAGTAACTATGCTATATAACGATGTAAAAGTCGTATCTTTGGATAGAAAGTTTATTGATTCAGCTGGTGCAAGCAAACAAGCTAAAGTCAAAGTTCATTCTCAAACAGCATACACAGATAAAGATAAGTATGAGAGCTTTACAAATCTTGCTTTTGACTTAGCGAGCGATCTGAATATATGTTCAAAACGTGGACTTATCGAACAGTTTGATGGGTCAGTTGGTGCTAGCACTGTTCTCATGCCACTAGGTGGTAAAAGACAGCTAACTCCATCACAAGTCATGGCTGCTAAACTTCCAGTAAAGAACGGACAGACAAATACTGCTAGCTTATTTACATACGGATTTGATGTAGAAATAGCTGCAACTAACCCGTATCAAGGTGCATATTTGGCTGTTTTTGAATCAATTATGAAGCTTATTGCATCTGGTAGTGATAAAGAGCAAGTTTACCTAACACTGCAAGAATATTTCCCTAGCTTGAAGAATGATCCTAGCAGGTGGAGTAGTCCATTTATGGCTTTGCTAGGCGCTTTGAAAGCACAAATTGATTTTAGTGTTCCAGCAATTGGTGGAAAAGACTCAATGAGTGGTAGTTTTGAAGATTTAGATGTACCACCTACTCTAATATCATTTGCTACAACTTTTGCTAATGCTAATAATGTTTTATCAAGTGAGTTGAAATCTAAGAATAGTAAGCTTTATCTTTTCAAGTTCGCTATGCTTGATGAATTGCATATTGATTCTTCTAAAGTTGCAAAACAATGGGAAGAATACAACAGTTGTGTGCTTGATAATAAGATTTTGTCTGCTTGGGCTGTTTCTCGTGGAGGTATCCTAGAGGGCATAATGAAGATGGCATTTGGAAATGGTATTGGAGTTATTCTGAACAACCATTTGTCCCTAAAAGAACTATATGCTAAGTCTTACGGCAGTATTATTGTTGAAAGTACTGAAGAATTACCTGAAAGTTTTGAACTTATTGGCAAGACAACTTGTGACGAAATTATCATGTACGGTGATGAAAAAGTTGAGTTGAACGCTCTTCAAAATAATTGGGAAGAAGTCCTTGAAGAAGTTTACCCAACTAAACCACTTGTAGAAGATAAAAGTAGTTGCGAGACTATTTCGTACGATAATCGCCCAACTATACAATTCTCAGGTGAAAAAGTTAAACCACTTGCAATTATTCCTGTATTTCCAGGTACTAACTGCGAGTTTGATACTGCTCGTCAAGTTGAGCTTGCTGGTGGTAAAGCTGAAACTGTTTTGATTTCTAATTTGACTCCTGATTTATTAGCTGATTCGGTTACAAGACTAGAAAATGCCTTGAATAGGGGACAAATGTTGATTTTACCGGGTGGATTTTCATTCGGTGATGAGCCTGATGGTTCTGGAAAATTTATCGCAGCTTTCTTGCGTCAGGCACGACTATCAGAGGCTATTATGAAATTACTTTATGATAGGGATGGTTTAGCTTTAGGTATATGTAACGGATTCCAAGCTCTAATTAAACTAGGACTGTTACCATACGGTCAGATATGTAACTTGGATGAAAATTCACCTACCCTTACTTTCAATAAGATTGCTCGCCATCAGTCACGCTATGTGAGGACTCGAATCAGCTCTGTTCACACGCCATGGTTTAATAGCCTAAATGTTGGAGATGAACATTTGATTCCTATTTCTCACGGTGAAGGACAATTTATTGCTAATGAGCAAGTGCTTGCTGAACTTGTTTCTAACGGTCAGGTGGCTACACAGTACGTTGATGATACTGGTAAAGCTAGCTTAGATATCGCTCATAATCCTAATGGTTCAGTTTT